The sequence GCTTGTACGCGAGGTCGCTTCCCTTCGTCCGCGCGGAGCCGGTGATCGCGTCCCCGGCCACGATGATGTTCCCCAGGGGACGCGAGTACGTCGCGATCACGTTCCGCCGGTTGTCGTTGTCGTCCGCGAGGGCCTGACCGTCGTAGAACTGGAGCCACGTCGCCCTGACCAGCAGGGCGAGCACGAGCAGCAGCGTGAAGACGGACGCCCGCCTGATCGTCTTGTTCATCCCGCTCGGAAGACGAGCGGACCGGGGGCGATCGTTCCCGTACGACCCGTTTTTTCATCCGGCCTTCAGGAAACGGCCCGGCTCCGTGCCCGGGAAGGGACGGCCCCGGCCTTCAGGACGCCGCCGCTCCGGGCCGGTCCGCGGCGCCCTGAAGGACGAGGACGACCTCCTCGATCTCCGCGCCCCGTCCGTTCGCGAACCCGCGCGCCCGGGCCGCCTCGCGGAACCCGCACTTCTCCAGCACGCGCAGCGACCCCGCGTTGTCCGCCGCCGCGCGTGCGTACAGCGGCCGTTCGGGGACCTCGGCGAGCAGGGCCCGCAGCGCGGCCGTCGCCACGCCCCGGCCCCAGTACGCGCGGTCGATCCAGTACGTCACCTCGCGCTCGCCGGCCGCTCCGTACACCGCCGCGTTGCCCGCCACCGCCCCGTCGGCCAGGACCGTGCGCAGCACGGCGCAGGTGGCGCGCAGCCGCCGCCAGTAGGCCGCGAAGTCCTCCGGGCGGGAGGGGCCCTCCGGGCCGAACGCGGCCATCCGGAGGGCCTCCGGGTCGGTCATCTGGCGGTGGAACACCGGCACGTCACTGTCCCGGACGGCGCGCAGCGCGATCTCCATACGACCGAGCCTACGGCTCCCGGCTCAGAGCCGGCGGGTCGCCAGCGTCAGCCGGTCCCGCGCGTCGAACAGCGCGTCCTTGACCATCTGCTCGTGGGCCGGGGTCAGCCGGGCCACCGGGACCGAGCAGCTGATGGCGTCCCGCGCGGGCGTGCGGTACGGGATGGCCACGCCGAAGCAGCGCAGGCCCAGCGTGTTCTCCTCGCGGTCGACGGCGAAGCCCTGCTCCCGGACCTGGCGCAGCTCCTCGATCAGCCGCTCCCGGTCGGTGATGGTGTGCTCGGTGAGCGCCGGCAGCGTCTGAGGCAGCAGCTTGCGCACCTGCTCGTCGGTGTAGGTGGCGAGGATCGCCTTGCCGAGGGAGGTGGAGTGGGCGGGCAGCCGGCGGCCGACCCGGGTGAAGGGCCGCAGGTAGTGCTGGGACTGGCGGGTGGCCAGATAGACCACGTTGGTGCCGTCGAGCCGGGCCAGGTGGATGGTCTCCGTGGTGTCGTCGGAGAGCCGGTCCAAAGTGGGCCGGGCGGCGGCCACCACCTCGTCGCCGTCGATGTAGGAGGTGCCCACGAGCAGCGCCCGCACCCCGATGCCGTACCGCGTGCCCGTGGCGTCCGTCTCCACCCAGCCCAGCTCCACCAGCGTGCGCAGCAGCATGTAGAGGCTGGACTTGGGATAACCCACGGCCTCCTGGACGGCCGCGAGGGAGTGCATACCGGGCCGGCCGGCGAAGTACTCGAGCAGTTCCACGGTCCGTACCGCGGACTTGACCTGCGCCCCGCCCCCTGTGTCGCCTGCCGTCATCGCCCTTGACCCCTTCGTTCGACGAGGACCTGAGATATATAGTCTCCGAGCAGCGTTCATCATCAGAGACGGCGTTCAGTATATCGAACGCAGCCGAGGGGTGACGCGCATGGTTCGGGATAGTGCGGCCTTTTTGGGAGGGACCCGCGGTGGCAGCAGCACCAGTCTGGAGTGTCGACCCGCGCACCGGGAAGCAGCGTGAACAGGTTGCGGCCGAGGCCACAGCCCAGGAGGTCGACGCGGCGGTCCGCGCGGCACAGGCGGCGCGCGAGGCGCTCGCCGACCGCGCGGTCCGCGCCGCCTTCCTGCGCTCGGCCGCCGCGGGCCTGGAGGCGGCCCGGGACGGCCTGGTCGAGACCGCCGACGCCGAGACCGCCCTCGGCCAGGTCCGGCTGACCGGCGAACTCGCCCGGACGGCGTACCAGTTGCGGGCCTTCGCGGACATCGTCGACGAAGGCGCCTTCCTCGACGTCGTCATCGACCACCCCGACGACACCGCGACCCCGCCCGTGCCCGACCTGCGCCGCTACAAGGTGCCGCTCGGCGTCGTCGCCGTCTACTCGGCCTCCAACTTCCCCTTCGCCTTCTCCGTCGCCGGCGGCGACACCGCGAGCGCGCTCGCCGCGGGCTGCCCGGTCGTGGTCAAGGCCCACCCCGACCACCCGGCGCTGTCCGAGCGGGTCGCCGGGGTGCTGCGCGAGGCCGCCGCCGCGCACGGCATCCCCGAGGGTGTCGTCGGCCTGGTGCACGGCTTCGAGGCGGGCCTCGAACTGATCAGGCACCCGCTGGTCGCCGCCGCCGGCTTCACCGGCTCGATCCGCGGCGGCCGGGCGCTGTTCGACGCCGCCGCCGCGCGTCCGGTGCCGATCCCGTTCCACGGCGAACTCGGCTCGCTGAACCCGGTCCTGGTGACCGAGGCCGCCGCGGCCGAGCGGGCCGAGGAGATCGGCGGCGGGCTCGCCGGGTCGATGACCCTCGGCGTCGGCCAGTTCTGCGTCAAGCCCGGCCTGGTGCTGGTGCCCTCCGGCGCGGGCGGCGACCAACTGGTGAAGGCCCTGGCCGACGCCGTCGCCGGCACCGACGCCGGGGTGCTGCTCGACCACCGCATGCGGGACAACTTCGTCGCCGGGGTGGCCGAACGCGCCCAGCTGCCGGACGTGGACGCGCCCGTCACCCCGGGCGAGGGCGGCGAGCACACGGTCAGCGCGGGCTTCCTCACCGTGCCGGCGGCCAAGCTGGCGGAGGAGGGCGACCACGACGTGCTCCTGGAGGAGTGCTTCGGGCCGGTCACCGTGGTGGCCCGCTACACCGACGAGCAGGAGGCCAAGACCGTCCTGTCCCGGCTGCCGGGCAACCTCACCGCGACGGTCCAGCTCTCCGCGCAGGAGGCCGCGGGCCAGGGCCGGGGGCCGGAGCTGCTCGCCGAGCTGACCCCGCTGGCCGGACGCGTGCTGGTCAACGGCTGGCCGACCGGGGTCGCCGTGGCACCGGCCCAGCACCACGGCGGTCCCTACCCGGCGACCACCTCCACCTCGACGTCCGTGGGCGGCACCGCCATCGAGCGGTGGCTGCGGCCGGTCGCCTACCAGAACGCGCCGGAGGCCCTGCTGCCGGCCGAGCTGAAGGACGACAACCCCCTCGGCCTGCCCCGCCGCTTCAACGGGCGGCTGGAGCGGTAACCGGCCCGCTCTGCTGGTCGGACGGTTGGCCGGCGTGGTGACCCGTCCGCCCCCGCCGCTTCCACGGGCGGCTGGAGCGGTCACCCGCCGGCAGCCGAGCAGGAACGTCAGGGCGAGCGGGGCCGCCGCCATCGGCCGGGCCGCCCGCGGCCCGGCGGCGAAACCGCCGGCCGCCAGGGCGCCGAACACAGCGACGCCGGGCCCGCCGGAGATCTGCCGGGCCGCGTCGAGCGCCCCGGCGGCCGGCCCCGCCCGCACGGCGTCCGTCATCACCGTGGCGAGCGCCGGGACGGCCGGCGCGACACCGGCCGCCCTCGGCACCGCCGGCACGGCCACCCCGGCGGCCGGTGTCCCCGCGTCCACGGCGAACAGGCCCGCCGGTCCCACCACGTGGCCGGCATCCCGCCCGCCACCGGGCCGGCGAGGCGGGCGTGGACACCGTGACGTCGATGGCGTACGCGCGCGGCCGGAGCGCCGGTACGGGAATGCGGAGGGCTGCTTGAACGTTCATGTTCCCGGCCCGTGGAGATCCCCCGTGGCCGTACGACCTTGAAGAGAGCCGAAGACATGCGCGTCGAGATCTGGAGCGACATCGCCTGCCCGTGGTGCTACGTGGGCAAGGCCCGCTTCGAGAAGGCGCTGAATGCCTTCCCGCACCGCGACGAGGTCGAGGTGGTGCACCGCTCCTTCGAGCTGGACCCGGGCCGCGCCAAGGACGATGTCCAGCCGGTGATCACCATGCTGACCAGGAAGTACGGCATGAGCGAGGCCCAGGCCCAGGCCGGCGAGGACAACCTCGGCGCCCAGGCCGCCGCCGAGGGCCTGGACTACCGCACCCGGGACCGCGACCACGGCAACACCTTCGACATGCACCGCCTGCTGCACTTCGCCAAGGAGCACGGCCGGCAGGACGCGCTGATCCAGCTCCTGTACCGGGCCAACTTCGCCGAGGAGCGGTCCGTCTTCACCGAGGGCGACGCGCGCCTGGTGGAGCTGGCCGCCGAGGCCGGACTCGACGCCGAGGCCGCCCGCGCCGTCCTCGCCGACCCGGACGCCTACGCCGACGAGGTCCGCGCCGACGAGGACGAGGCCGCCCGGCTCGGCGCCACCGGCGTGCCGTTCTTCGTCCTCGACCGCAAGTACGGCGTCTCCGGCGCCCAGCCCGCCGAGGTCTTCACCCAGGCGCTGACCCAGGCCTGGGGCGAGCGCCCCGCGCTGCGGCTGGTCGGCGGGGGCGACAGCGACGCCTGCGGTCCCGACGGCTGCGCGGTTCCGCAGCACGGCTGAGAAACCGCAGGTGAGGGCCGACGTATAAGCGCGCCTAAGGGCCGCCACGCGAACATCGGCAATGGACGGGGAGTTCCGGGCGTCGCAGAGTGGTCCCATGCAGACCACGGAGACGTTCGACCGCCTCGTCCGCGCCGAGTTCCGCCCTCGGGGCACCTATCTCAACACCGCGAGCAACGGCCTGCTGCCGGCCCGCGCCGTCGCCGCCCTCCAGGAGGCGGCACTGCTGCGGGCCGAGGGCCGGCCGCTGACCCCGCTGTACGAGGACGTGGAGGCGAGCCGGGCCGCGTTCGCCCGGCTCGCCGGGGTGCCGGCCGGCCGGGTCGCGGCCGGCGCCTCCGTCGCCGCGCACACCGGTGTGATCGCCGCCGCGCTGCCCGCGGGTGCCGAAGTCCTCACCGCCGAAGGCGATTTCACGTCCGTGCTCAACCCGTTCCACGTCCGCGGCGACCTCAAGATCCGCACGGTCCCGCTGGAGCGGATCGCCGAGTCCGTCCGGCCGGGCACCGCGCTCGTCGCGGTCAGCGCCGTGCAGTCCGCCGACGGCCGGCTCGCCGACCTGCCCGCCCTGCGCGAGGCCGCCCGCGCCCACGGCGCCCGCACCTACGTCGACTTCTCCCAGGCCGCCGGCTGGCTGCCCGTCGAGGCGGACGCCTACGACTTCACCGCGAGCGTCGCCTTCAAGTGGCTGCTGGGCCCGCACGGCGCCGCCTTCCTCACCGTCCCCGAGGACTTCGGCGGACTCACGCCGGTGCTCGCGGGCTGGGTCGCGGCCGAGCGTCCGTGGGACAGCTGCTACGGCCCGGTCGCCGAACTCGCCCAGTCGGCCCGGCGGTTCGACCTCACCCACGCCCTGTTCACCTTCGCCGGACTGCGCCGCTCCCTCGAACTCGTCGAGGAACTGGGCGTGTCCGCGATCCACGCCCACGACACCGCGCTCGCCGACCGGTTCCGCGCGGGGCTCGCCCGCCTCGGCCACGAACCGGTCCCGGCCCCGGGCTCGGCGATCGTCTCGGTGCCCGGACTGGGCGCCCGGCAGCGGGAGCTGAGCGAGGCGGGCATCGAGGTCTCCGACCGCGCGGGCAACCTGCGCGCGGCCTTCCACCTCTACAACACGGCCGAGGACGTGGACCGCCTGCTGGAGAGGCTGTCCGGCTGACACGGCCGGGCCGGGACCCCCGTCCCACACGGGAGGTCCCGGCCCGGTGTCCGGGGCGGCTACCGCACCGGCGTGAAGTCCCGGG comes from Streptomyces sp. SCL15-4 and encodes:
- a CDS encoding GNAT family N-acetyltransferase — protein: MEIALRAVRDSDVPVFHRQMTDPEALRMAAFGPEGPSRPEDFAAYWRRLRATCAVLRTVLADGAVAGNAAVYGAAGEREVTYWIDRAYWGRGVATAALRALLAEVPERPLYARAAADNAGSLRVLEKCGFREAARARGFANGRGAEIEEVVLVLQGAADRPGAAAS
- a CDS encoding aldehyde dehydrogenase (NADP(+)) — encoded protein: MAAAPVWSVDPRTGKQREQVAAEATAQEVDAAVRAAQAAREALADRAVRAAFLRSAAAGLEAARDGLVETADAETALGQVRLTGELARTAYQLRAFADIVDEGAFLDVVIDHPDDTATPPVPDLRRYKVPLGVVAVYSASNFPFAFSVAGGDTASALAAGCPVVVKAHPDHPALSERVAGVLREAAAAHGIPEGVVGLVHGFEAGLELIRHPLVAAAGFTGSIRGGRALFDAAAARPVPIPFHGELGSLNPVLVTEAAAAERAEEIGGGLAGSMTLGVGQFCVKPGLVLVPSGAGGDQLVKALADAVAGTDAGVLLDHRMRDNFVAGVAERAQLPDVDAPVTPGEGGEHTVSAGFLTVPAAKLAEEGDHDVLLEECFGPVTVVARYTDEQEAKTVLSRLPGNLTATVQLSAQEAAGQGRGPELLAELTPLAGRVLVNGWPTGVAVAPAQHHGGPYPATTSTSTSVGGTAIERWLRPVAYQNAPEALLPAELKDDNPLGLPRRFNGRLER
- a CDS encoding aminotransferase class V-fold PLP-dependent enzyme yields the protein MQTTETFDRLVRAEFRPRGTYLNTASNGLLPARAVAALQEAALLRAEGRPLTPLYEDVEASRAAFARLAGVPAGRVAAGASVAAHTGVIAAALPAGAEVLTAEGDFTSVLNPFHVRGDLKIRTVPLERIAESVRPGTALVAVSAVQSADGRLADLPALREAARAHGARTYVDFSQAAGWLPVEADAYDFTASVAFKWLLGPHGAAFLTVPEDFGGLTPVLAGWVAAERPWDSCYGPVAELAQSARRFDLTHALFTFAGLRRSLELVEELGVSAIHAHDTALADRFRAGLARLGHEPVPAPGSAIVSVPGLGARQRELSEAGIEVSDRAGNLRAAFHLYNTAEDVDRLLERLSG
- a CDS encoding IclR family transcriptional regulator codes for the protein MTAGDTGGGAQVKSAVRTVELLEYFAGRPGMHSLAAVQEAVGYPKSSLYMLLRTLVELGWVETDATGTRYGIGVRALLVGTSYIDGDEVVAAARPTLDRLSDDTTETIHLARLDGTNVVYLATRQSQHYLRPFTRVGRRLPAHSTSLGKAILATYTDEQVRKLLPQTLPALTEHTITDRERLIEELRQVREQGFAVDREENTLGLRCFGVAIPYRTPARDAISCSVPVARLTPAHEQMVKDALFDARDRLTLATRRL
- a CDS encoding DsbA family oxidoreductase; amino-acid sequence: MRVEIWSDIACPWCYVGKARFEKALNAFPHRDEVEVVHRSFELDPGRAKDDVQPVITMLTRKYGMSEAQAQAGEDNLGAQAAAEGLDYRTRDRDHGNTFDMHRLLHFAKEHGRQDALIQLLYRANFAEERSVFTEGDARLVELAAEAGLDAEAARAVLADPDAYADEVRADEDEAARLGATGVPFFVLDRKYGVSGAQPAEVFTQALTQAWGERPALRLVGGGDSDACGPDGCAVPQHG